The DNA segment CCTAATACGAATGGTTGGTAAGCTTTCTTAATATGAAAAATTTTATATGTTCGCATATGATATACCCCCATCTTTTAATTTAGTATAAAGGGTATTCATTGCTAAAGTTGTCGAACTGCGACCGTTCTCCATCACTATTATTGACAGAAAAAAACAAGTAGTGGCGAATGCACACTACTTGTTTTTTAAATTAATTATTAAGTAAAGATTTCACTCGCGCTACCACGTTTTCTGTAGAGAAACCAAATTCTTTCATTACAATCTCCCCTGGTGCACTTGCGCCAAAGCGATCAATTGCTAAAATACTACCTTCATCGCCTGAGTAACGTTCCCAACCGAATGAAACGCCCATTTCAATCGCTAAACGTTTTTTCACGTTTTTTGGCAAGACGCTATTTTTATATTCAGCATCTTGTTTTTCAAAACGATCCCAAGAAGGCATAGAGATTACAGATACTTCAATTCCTTCTTCAGCTAATACATGTTGTGCATCGACTGCAAGCGAAACTTCAGAACCTGTTGCTAATAATAGTACGTCTGCTTGTTCTTTATTCGCAGGAGATACCACATACGCTCCTCTAGCCACACCTTCAGCTGCAAGCTCTGCAGTGTGCTCAAGTACAGGTAAGTTTTGTCTAGATAATATTAATGCAGTTGGAATAGATTTAGATGACACAGCTAGCTTCCAAGCTTCAGCCGATTCGTTAGCGTCAGCAGGACGGATAACTGATAGATTCGGCATCGCGCGTAATGAAGCCAATTGTTCAACAGGTTCATGTGTAGGACCATCTTCACCAACAGCAATGCTATCATGTGTAAATACATACGTTACAGGAAGTCCCATTAAAGCTGATAGGCGCACAGCTGGTCGTACATAGTCGCTGAACACGAAGAATGTTCCACCAAACACATGTAAACCACCGTGTAAGGCCATACCGTTTAAAGCAGCACCCATAGCAAATTCACGAACACCAAACCAAATGTTACGACCTTCATAAGAGTCACTAGAGAAATCACCAGCACCTTTAATCGTCGTTTTATTTGAGCCAGCAAGATCCGCGCTTCCGCCAAAGAATGATGGGACAGTTTTAGCGATGGCATTCAACACATCACCAGAAGATGCACGTGTTGCAAGTGATTTTCCAGCTTCGTATACAGGAATTTCAGCATCATAGCTTTCAGGAAGCTGTCCTTTTATTGCTAGTGATAACTGTTCTGCAAGTTCAGGATACTCTTCTTTGTATGAGCTAAACAATTCATTCCATGATGCTTCATTAGCTCCTCCAAGTTGCTCTGCCGCTTCCTTGAAATTAGCATACACTTCTTCAGGCACATGGAAATCTTCTTCAAATGTCCACTTGTAGCTTTCTTTTGTTAATAACGCTTCATCTTTACCTAATGGCATCCCGTGTGCATCAGATTTACCTGATCGATTTGGAGATCCAAAACCAATAACCGTTTTAACTTCGATTAGAGTAGGCTGACCTTTATGGTTTTTAGCTGATTCAATTGCATTTGTTAAATCTTCAAGTGAGTTTCCATCTGCTACATGTAAATAGTTCCATCCGTAAGATTCAAAACGTTTTTGGATTTTTTCCGAGAATGATTTATTTAAATCACCATCAAGAGAAATGTCATTGCTATCGTAAAGAACAATTAATTTATCCAATTGTAAATGACCAGCAAGTGAAATAGCTTCTGCTGCAACACCCTCCATTAAGTCTCCATCACCACATAGAGCATACGTGAAATGATCTATAACTTCATGGTTAGGTTTATTGTATACTGCCGCTAAATGGCGCTCTGCCATAGCCATACCAACAGACATACCGATACCTTGTCCAAGTGGACCAGTTGTTGCTTCTACGCCTGAAGTATGACCAAACTCTGGATGACCTGGTGTTTTAGATTCCCATTGTCTGAAATTTTTAATCTCTTCCATTGGAAGATCATATCCACCTAAGTGCAATAAGCTATATAGCAACATTGAACCGTGGCCAGCTGAAAGGACAAAACGATCGCGATTAAACCAAGTAGGATTTTCAGGATTATGACGTAAATGCTTTGTCCAAAGTGTATAGGCCATTGGAGCAGCACCCATTGGTAACCCTGGATGACCTGAGTTTGCTTTTTCAATTGCATCGATTGATAACGTACGAATAGTATTAATGGCTAACTGATCTAAGTTTTGAGACATGTTTAACATCCTTTCTGAAACAGAAGTTTTCTTCTCCCTTTAGTTTAGTCAACTTTTGACGAACTGACAATGGTTAATGAAATGTTGGTTTAATTCAGAAATTTCTTTTCTTTTATTGCTTTCACTTTTTCAGGGGTTACATCATTACCTTCTGGATCTATAACTGTCACGTTTTCAATCGTATTTTTCATGGATGAACGAAACGTTTCTAAATATTCTTTTCGTAATGACGTTTGTTCTTTGGCTTCCTCGAGTGTAAGACCAATTGATTTAGATTTTTTTGATAGCTCATTAATTCGGGCAATTTTATCTGAAGATAACATTAGTTCACACCTTTCTTTTAATAATCTTCTTAAACGGTATGCAAAAAAGACTCAGAGCGCAAGTATTTAGCCTCCAAGTCTTTCTTTATACTCCGTATACCTTCGATGGACGGTAGCTTTACTTACAGGAAAACCGAATCCTCTTAAAGTTGATGCAATTTCTTCATATGTTAAACCATTTTGGCGTAGTTTCACGATTTCTTCTATTGGGATTTCTTTTCGTTCTCTACCTTCAGGATTACCTTGATTTTTAAGGTTCTTTTCGGGTTTAAATCCATGTACAACAGCCCTTCTCATACCTCTTCGAATTTTTGCATTATGCAATTTCCGTTGGTATTCTTCTACAAGGGCTAAGATTTCGAGCATCATCGTGTCCATTTCATTTAAACAAATAGAACCACCATCATTCAAAGAAATTACTTGAACATCTAATTTTTTTAGCATATGTAAAATGGCCATACGAGAATTGCCTCGCCCTAAACGAGTCTCATCTTGAATAAAGACTGTGGTTATTGAATGTATTTTAACAAAATCTAGCATATCTAGTAAACCTTCACGTTCGACCGAGTAACCACTATGTTGGTCAATAAACACATCTCTTACAAAGTATTTTTGTACTTGAGCAAAATGACGCAACTCTTCTTCTTGCCTAAGTAAAGAAGATTCTTGAGCTTCTTTTTCAGTACTTACACGGCAGTATATAACGGCAGAATTAGTGTTTCCCATCACTTTATATCACCAGCATATTCTACACCTTGATCTGATGTATATTGATAATCACTGGTTGAAATTAAAAGAGAGTCACCTGCTAGTATCATTTGTGTATTTAAGTTATTCGTGATCATCACTTTTGTAATCCAATCTTGTTTTGGTGTGTCCCCACGATATTTATCGGATAACGTCCAGAGCGTATCTCCCTCAAGTATCAAGATTTCATTAAAAGATTCCTCTTTCTCTATTGTAAAAATAACAAAGCATAGTGTACAACTAAAGATAATACCTAATAGTAATGAAATAAATGAATTATTCT comes from the Paenisporosarcina antarctica genome and includes:
- the tkt gene encoding transketolase: MSQNLDQLAINTIRTLSIDAIEKANSGHPGLPMGAAPMAYTLWTKHLRHNPENPTWFNRDRFVLSAGHGSMLLYSLLHLGGYDLPMEEIKNFRQWESKTPGHPEFGHTSGVEATTGPLGQGIGMSVGMAMAERHLAAVYNKPNHEVIDHFTYALCGDGDLMEGVAAEAISLAGHLQLDKLIVLYDSNDISLDGDLNKSFSEKIQKRFESYGWNYLHVADGNSLEDLTNAIESAKNHKGQPTLIEVKTVIGFGSPNRSGKSDAHGMPLGKDEALLTKESYKWTFEEDFHVPEEVYANFKEAAEQLGGANEASWNELFSSYKEEYPELAEQLSLAIKGQLPESYDAEIPVYEAGKSLATRASSGDVLNAIAKTVPSFFGGSADLAGSNKTTIKGAGDFSSDSYEGRNIWFGVREFAMGAALNGMALHGGLHVFGGTFFVFSDYVRPAVRLSALMGLPVTYVFTHDSIAVGEDGPTHEPVEQLASLRAMPNLSVIRPADANESAEAWKLAVSSKSIPTALILSRQNLPVLEHTAELAAEGVARGAYVVSPANKEQADVLLLATGSEVSLAVDAQHVLAEEGIEVSVISMPSWDRFEKQDAEYKNSVLPKNVKKRLAIEMGVSFGWERYSGDEGSILAIDRFGASAPGEIVMKEFGFSTENVVARVKSLLNN
- a CDS encoding DUF896 domain-containing protein — its product is MLSSDKIARINELSKKSKSIGLTLEEAKEQTSLRKEYLETFRSSMKNTIENVTVIDPEGNDVTPEKVKAIKEKKFLN
- a CDS encoding YneB family resolvase-like protein, producing MGNTNSAVIYCRVSTEKEAQESSLLRQEEELRHFAQVQKYFVRDVFIDQHSGYSVEREGLLDMLDFVKIHSITTVFIQDETRLGRGNSRMAILHMLKKLDVQVISLNDGGSICLNEMDTMMLEILALVEEYQRKLHNAKIRRGMRRAVVHGFKPEKNLKNQGNPEGRERKEIPIEEIVKLRQNGLTYEEIASTLRGFGFPVSKATVHRRYTEYKERLGG
- the yneA gene encoding cell division suppressor protein YneA, translating into MNWVKNNSFISLLLGIIFSCTLCFVIFTIEKEESFNEILILEGDTLWTLSDKYRGDTPKQDWITKVMITNNLNTQMILAGDSLLISTSDYQYTSDQGVEYAGDIK